A genomic segment from Equus przewalskii isolate Varuska chromosome X, EquPr2, whole genome shotgun sequence encodes:
- the G6PD gene encoding glucose-6-phosphate 1-dehydrogenase isoform X2 has product MAEQVALSRTQVCGILREELYQGNAFHQSDTHIFIIMGASGDLAKKKIYPTIWWLFRDGLLPEDTFIVGYARSRLTVADIRKQSEPFFKATPEEKPKLEEFFARNSYVAGQYDDSASYKRLNSHMNALHQGSQANRLFYLALPPSVYEAVTKNIHETCMSQTGWNRIIVEKPFGRDLQSSDQLSNHISSLFREDQIYRIDHYLGKEMVQNLMVLRFANRIFGPIWNRDNIACVILTFKEPFGTEGRGGYFDEFGIIRDVMQNHLLQMLCLVAMEKPASTDSDDVRDEKVKVLKCISEVQADHVVLGQYVGNPSGEGEATKGYLDDPTVPRGSTTATFAAVVLYVENERWDGVPFILRCGKALNERKAEVRLQFRDVAGDIFQQQCKRNELVIRVQPNEAVYTKMMTKKPGMFFNPEESELDLTYGNRYKNVKLPDAYERLILDVFCGSQMHFVRSDELREAWRIFTPLLHKIEREKLTPIPYIYGSRGPAEADELMKKVGFQYEGTYKWVNPHKL; this is encoded by the exons ATGGCAGAACAGGTGGCCCTGAGCCGGACCCAGGTGTGTGGGATCCTGCGGGAAGAGCTATACCAGGGCAATGCCTTCCATCAGTCCGATACACACATCTTCATCATCATGGGTGCATCG GGCGACCTGGCCAAGAAGAAGATCTACCCCACCATCTG GTGGCTGTTCCGGGATGGCCTTCTGCCCGAAGACACCTTCATCGTGGGCTACGCCCGCTCCCGTCTCACAGTGGCTGACATCCGCAAGCAGAGCGAGCCCTTCTTCAAA GCCACCCCAGAGGAGAAGCCCAAGCTGGAGGAGTTCTTTGCCCGCAATTCCTATGTGGCTGGCCAGTATGACGACTCAGCCTCCTACAAACGTCTCAACAGCCATATGAACGCCCTTCACCAGGGGTCGCAGGCCAACCGCCTCTTCTACCTGGCCTTGCCCCCCAGCGTCTATGAGGCCGTCACCAAGAACATCCATGAGACCTGCATGAGCCAGAC AGGCTGGAACCGCATCATTGTGGAGAAGCCCTTCGGACGGGACCTGCAGAGCTCTGACCAGCTGTCCAACCACATCTCCTCCCTGTTCCGCGAAGACCAGATCTACCGCATTGACCACTACCTGGGCAAGGAGATGGTCCAGAATCTCATGGTGCTGAG GTTTGCAAACAGGATCTTCGGCCCGATCTGGAACCGGGACAACATCGCCTGTGTCATCCTCACTTTCAAGGAGCCCTTTGGCACTGAGGGCCGCGGGGGCTACTTCGATGAATTTGGGATCATCCG GGACGTGATGCAGAACCACCTCCTGCAGATGCTGTGTCTGGTGGCAATGGAGAAGCCCGCCTCCACCGACTCGGACGACGTACGCGATGAGAAG GTCAAGGTGTTGAAATGTATCTCAGAGGTGCAGGCGGACCACGTGGTCCTGGGTCAGTACGTGGGGAACCCCAGCGGAGAGGGCGAGGCCACCAAAGGGTACCTGGATGACCCCACAGTGCCCCGCGGGTCCACCACTGCCACCTTCGCAGCTGTCGTCCTCTATGTGGAGAACGAGCGGTGGGATG GGGTGCCCTTCATCCTGCGCTGCGGCAAAGCCCTGAATGAACGCAAGGCGGAGGTGCGGCTGCAGTTCCGCGATGTGGCTGGCGACATCTTCCAGCAGCAGTGCAAGCGCAACGAGCTGGTGATCCGTGTGCAGCCCAACGAGGCCGTGTACACCAAGATGATGACCAAGAAGCCCGGCATGTTCTTCAACCCTGAGGAGTCAGAGCTAGACCTGACCTATGGCAACAGATACAAA AACGTGAAGCTCCCTGACGCCTATGAGCGCCTCATCCTGGATGTCTTCTGCGGGAGCCAGATGCACTTCGTGCGCAG TGACGAGCTCCGGGAGGCCTGGCGGATCTTCACGCCGCTGCTGCACAAGATTGAGCGTGAGAAGCTCACCCCCATCCCCTACATTTACGGCAG CCGAGGCCCTGCGGAGGCAGACGAGCTGATGAAGAAAGTGGGCTTCCAGTATGAGGGCACCTACAAGTGGGTGAACCCCCACAAGCTCTGA
- the G6PD gene encoding glucose-6-phosphate 1-dehydrogenase isoform X1 — protein MGTRTNGAELHADPRGIWDAAQRRQGQQAARGRAAGAESIMAEQVALSRTQVCGILREELYQGNAFHQSDTHIFIIMGASGDLAKKKIYPTIWWLFRDGLLPEDTFIVGYARSRLTVADIRKQSEPFFKATPEEKPKLEEFFARNSYVAGQYDDSASYKRLNSHMNALHQGSQANRLFYLALPPSVYEAVTKNIHETCMSQTGWNRIIVEKPFGRDLQSSDQLSNHISSLFREDQIYRIDHYLGKEMVQNLMVLRFANRIFGPIWNRDNIACVILTFKEPFGTEGRGGYFDEFGIIRDVMQNHLLQMLCLVAMEKPASTDSDDVRDEKVKVLKCISEVQADHVVLGQYVGNPSGEGEATKGYLDDPTVPRGSTTATFAAVVLYVENERWDGVPFILRCGKALNERKAEVRLQFRDVAGDIFQQQCKRNELVIRVQPNEAVYTKMMTKKPGMFFNPEESELDLTYGNRYKNVKLPDAYERLILDVFCGSQMHFVRSDELREAWRIFTPLLHKIEREKLTPIPYIYGSRGPAEADELMKKVGFQYEGTYKWVNPHKL, from the exons ATGGGGACGCGGACGAACGGCGCGGAGCTGCATGCGGACCCGCGAGGCATCTGGGACGCGGCGCAGCGGCGGCAAGGACAGCAGGCGGCCCGCGGCCGGGCGGCCGGGGCAG AGAGCATCATGGCAGAACAGGTGGCCCTGAGCCGGACCCAGGTGTGTGGGATCCTGCGGGAAGAGCTATACCAGGGCAATGCCTTCCATCAGTCCGATACACACATCTTCATCATCATGGGTGCATCG GGCGACCTGGCCAAGAAGAAGATCTACCCCACCATCTG GTGGCTGTTCCGGGATGGCCTTCTGCCCGAAGACACCTTCATCGTGGGCTACGCCCGCTCCCGTCTCACAGTGGCTGACATCCGCAAGCAGAGCGAGCCCTTCTTCAAA GCCACCCCAGAGGAGAAGCCCAAGCTGGAGGAGTTCTTTGCCCGCAATTCCTATGTGGCTGGCCAGTATGACGACTCAGCCTCCTACAAACGTCTCAACAGCCATATGAACGCCCTTCACCAGGGGTCGCAGGCCAACCGCCTCTTCTACCTGGCCTTGCCCCCCAGCGTCTATGAGGCCGTCACCAAGAACATCCATGAGACCTGCATGAGCCAGAC AGGCTGGAACCGCATCATTGTGGAGAAGCCCTTCGGACGGGACCTGCAGAGCTCTGACCAGCTGTCCAACCACATCTCCTCCCTGTTCCGCGAAGACCAGATCTACCGCATTGACCACTACCTGGGCAAGGAGATGGTCCAGAATCTCATGGTGCTGAG GTTTGCAAACAGGATCTTCGGCCCGATCTGGAACCGGGACAACATCGCCTGTGTCATCCTCACTTTCAAGGAGCCCTTTGGCACTGAGGGCCGCGGGGGCTACTTCGATGAATTTGGGATCATCCG GGACGTGATGCAGAACCACCTCCTGCAGATGCTGTGTCTGGTGGCAATGGAGAAGCCCGCCTCCACCGACTCGGACGACGTACGCGATGAGAAG GTCAAGGTGTTGAAATGTATCTCAGAGGTGCAGGCGGACCACGTGGTCCTGGGTCAGTACGTGGGGAACCCCAGCGGAGAGGGCGAGGCCACCAAAGGGTACCTGGATGACCCCACAGTGCCCCGCGGGTCCACCACTGCCACCTTCGCAGCTGTCGTCCTCTATGTGGAGAACGAGCGGTGGGATG GGGTGCCCTTCATCCTGCGCTGCGGCAAAGCCCTGAATGAACGCAAGGCGGAGGTGCGGCTGCAGTTCCGCGATGTGGCTGGCGACATCTTCCAGCAGCAGTGCAAGCGCAACGAGCTGGTGATCCGTGTGCAGCCCAACGAGGCCGTGTACACCAAGATGATGACCAAGAAGCCCGGCATGTTCTTCAACCCTGAGGAGTCAGAGCTAGACCTGACCTATGGCAACAGATACAAA AACGTGAAGCTCCCTGACGCCTATGAGCGCCTCATCCTGGATGTCTTCTGCGGGAGCCAGATGCACTTCGTGCGCAG TGACGAGCTCCGGGAGGCCTGGCGGATCTTCACGCCGCTGCTGCACAAGATTGAGCGTGAGAAGCTCACCCCCATCCCCTACATTTACGGCAG CCGAGGCCCTGCGGAGGCAGACGAGCTGATGAAGAAAGTGGGCTTCCAGTATGAGGGCACCTACAAGTGGGTGAACCCCCACAAGCTCTGA